Proteins from a single region of Nocardioides oleivorans:
- a CDS encoding ABC transporter ATP-binding protein yields the protein MIGADDLSWSYGSSRVLDAVSLTAPHGRVLGLIGPNGSGKTTLLRLLYGALDSPTGSVTVDGEALAALPPREAARRVAVVVQETGGESTLTVAEMVLLGRGPHLSTFQRTGAEDRRVAAEALARVGASHLAARPFAGLSGGERQRVLIARALTQQATHLLLDEPTNHLDIRFQHEVLGLVADLAHDLHRTVVVVLHDLNLAARYCDDLVLLGDGGIAATGPVEDVLVPELLEPVYGIGIERVRTGDQLHLLFHPFQPFEHDHLRETAPA from the coding sequence GTGATCGGCGCCGACGACCTCTCCTGGTCCTACGGCTCGTCGCGGGTCCTGGACGCCGTCTCGCTGACCGCGCCGCACGGCCGGGTGCTCGGCCTGATCGGGCCCAACGGCAGCGGCAAGACGACGCTCCTGCGGCTCCTGTACGGCGCCCTCGACAGCCCGACCGGGTCGGTGACCGTCGACGGGGAGGCACTCGCCGCGCTCCCGCCGCGCGAGGCCGCGCGACGGGTGGCGGTCGTGGTCCAGGAGACGGGCGGCGAGAGCACGCTCACCGTCGCGGAGATGGTGCTGCTCGGCCGCGGCCCGCACCTGTCGACGTTCCAGCGCACCGGTGCCGAGGACCGTCGGGTCGCCGCGGAGGCGCTCGCCCGGGTCGGTGCCTCGCACCTGGCGGCGAGGCCCTTCGCCGGCCTGTCCGGCGGTGAGCGCCAGCGGGTGCTGATCGCCCGCGCGCTCACCCAGCAGGCCACCCACCTGCTCCTCGACGAGCCGACCAACCACCTCGACATCCGCTTCCAGCACGAGGTCCTGGGGCTGGTCGCCGACCTGGCCCACGACCTGCACCGCACGGTCGTGGTGGTCCTGCACGACCTCAACCTCGCTGCGCGCTACTGCGACGACCTGGTCCTGCTCGGCGACGGCGGGATCGCCGCCACCGGCCCGGTCGAGGACGTCCTGGTGCCCGAGCTCCTCGAGCCGGTCTACGGCATCGGCATCGAGCGCGTGCGCACCGGCGACCAGCTCCACCTGCTCTTCCACCCGTTCCAGCCGTTCGAGCACGATCACCTGAGGGAGACCGCACCCGCATGA